In Archangium violaceum, the following are encoded in one genomic region:
- a CDS encoding response regulator, with translation MPDVAAPKVRILVVDDDPDQLDLVRRTLSSHGGFEVQTHNSALGVSNLVRNGEPDLVLLDVNFPALKGDQVVSLARRYAPQGTKFILYSASDESRLRALALASGADGYLSKSVQGAELIQKLTAFRKKPGGSTLLV, from the coding sequence ATGCCTGACGTCGCGGCCCCCAAGGTCCGCATCCTCGTGGTGGACGATGATCCGGATCAGCTGGATCTCGTCCGCCGTACCTTGAGCTCGCACGGCGGCTTCGAGGTGCAGACGCACAACTCGGCCCTGGGCGTATCCAATCTGGTGCGCAACGGAGAGCCGGATCTCGTCCTGCTGGACGTGAACTTCCCCGCGCTCAAGGGCGACCAGGTCGTCAGCCTGGCCCGCCGCTATGCGCCCCAGGGCACCAAGTTCATCCTCTACTCGGCCTCGGATGAGTCCCGGCTGCGCGCGCTCGCCCTGGCCTCGGGCGCGGACGGCTACCTCTCCAAGAGTGTCCAGGGGGCGGAGCTCATCCAGAAGCTCACCGCCTTCCGCAAGAAGCCGGGCGGCAGCACGCTGCTCGTCTGA